The DNA segment TTGGAGTCAAATAGGTAGCCTTTTCTAGAATACTTTGGCTGACAAATCTAGCAGGAGCCGGATTATAAATGACTTTAACATTTTGAGCAAAACAGTCCTCAATAATTTGTTCAACAACTTCTTGTGGCAATTCATTTTGTACTACCACGATGTCGCTTGTTTGGATCAACTCATTTAATTTCTCGATTCTGTTTGTATCAATCACATTATTTGCTCCTGGAACATAGACAATGCAATTGTCTCCATCCACAATTGTGATATGAGCTGATCCAGATGGAACTTGTGTAACGGGTTCCACAAAATCTACATGAATGCTATTTTCTGTTAGATTCTGAATCAATTCTTTTCCAAATAAATCTGTACCAACGGTCCCAGCCATATAGACGTCTCCGCCTAATCGAGCACTTGCTACGGCTTGGTTAGCCCCTTTCCCACCAAATGTTGTACTGAAATCATTGCCGGTAATGGTTTCTCCGACTTCTGGTCTTTTATTAGCTGTCACTACAAAATCTGTAGAGATACTGCCAATTACGGTAATTTTACTCATTTTCATCCTTCTTTCTAACTGATTCTCTAATTTTTAACGTTACGGGCAATTGAATACGGCTATTTTCAACGAATCCTTTTTCAAAAATATCACACAACAACTCTGCACCCTTATATCCGATTTCATAAGCCGGTTGAGCAATAGTCGCTAAGCCTGGGTAAACCATTCTGCTAAACGGCATATCATCATAGCCAATGATTTGAAAATCTTCTGGAATGCGGCGACCTCTTTTAAGTGCTTCTTTCATAACTGCCATTGCATAGACATCATTTGAAGCAATCACACTATCCGCATTTGGAAATTTTTCAAAAAACTGTTCTGCCGTTTCCTCTGCTACTTCTAATTTAAAACTAGTCGTTTGGAACAATTGATAGTCTAAGTGACTTTCTTGCAATACTTTTTGATTTCCAGCTAACCGAACAGCTGAACTTGGCACTTCTTTCGGTCCCACCATAACGACAATTTCTTTTGGGCTTCTGGCTACAATCGCTTCAGCAGCCATCATTCCACCTGTATAATCATCTGAATGAACAGCAAAATCGTGATTGCTTTTCACTCGGTCTAATAAAACAAATGGCATATTTGGGAAATCTTTTGTGTTGCCTTGAACAGCTGAGATGACTCCAGCAATGTTATTTTGCGAAAAAATTTTCAAATAATCTTTTTCTTTTTCAAGATCCTCTTCCACATTTCCCAATAACAAGCTATAGCCTCGTTGATTCACACCGTCTTCTACTCCTTTAGCCATCAAAGGAAAAAAAGGATTTGCGATGTCCGGCAACAATAAGCCAATCAGTTTTGATTTTTTTTGATAGAGTGATCTTGCCACCTCATTAGGATAAAAGTTTAATTCTTTTACGGCTGCCTCTACTTTTTTTCGAGCGTC comes from the Carnobacterium sp. 17-4 genome and includes:
- the rbsK gene encoding ribokinase, whose product is MSKITVIGSISTDFVVTANKRPEVGETITGNDFSTTFGGKGANQAVASARLGGDVYMAGTVGTDLFGKELIQNLTENSIHVDFVEPVTQVPSGSAHITIVDGDNCIVYVPGANNVIDTNRIEKLNELIQTSDIVVVQNELPQEVVEQIIEDCFAQNVKVIYNPAPARFVSQSILEKATYLTPNESEFKLLFPDMTLSEGLAHYPNQLIVTMGSKGVYYHDGISEKQVSSYSVAPIDTTDTTGAGDTFNGAFAVALTAGLDMDSSIRFGNLAASLSIQKFGAQGGMPTLAEMKESENYEKEWNIK
- a CDS encoding LacI family DNA-binding transcriptional regulator, which gives rise to MTTIKEVAKLAGVSVATVSRALNNSGYVSKDARKKVEAAVKELNFYPNEVARSLYQKKSKLIGLLLPDIANPFFPLMAKGVEDGVNQRGYSLLLGNVEEDLEKEKDYLKIFSQNNIAGVISAVQGNTKDFPNMPFVLLDRVKSNHDFAVHSDDYTGGMMAAEAIVARSPKEIVVMVGPKEVPSSAVRLAGNQKVLQESHLDYQLFQTTSFKLEVAEETAEQFFEKFPNADSVIASNDVYAMAVMKEALKRGRRIPEDFQIIGYDDMPFSRMVYPGLATIAQPAYEIGYKGAELLCDIFEKGFVENSRIQLPVTLKIRESVRKKDENE